The Vicia villosa cultivar HV-30 ecotype Madison, WI linkage group LG1, Vvil1.0, whole genome shotgun sequence genome includes a region encoding these proteins:
- the LOC131660437 gene encoding uncharacterized protein LOC131660437 — MDLTLPINYNVFVEREGFTFFSDIEYKNIPVLCSHCKKTGHEVQDCKFRRKITANTNPKGKTTYVPKVSNVIPPSLVIIEDAEVIIESDKRDLNTSKGVDIEADIEQILLSEDSDTQLSNFVEATPDRAAIILDTNAADASFLKNSWGNLEEIDKGNSRGEWAFINAVSQLKKKQSTKKKETLHY, encoded by the exons ATGGATTTAACTCTACCTATCAACTACAATGTGTTTGTTGAACGAGAAGGCTTCACTTTCTTTTCTGATATCGAGTACAAGAATATACCAGTGCTTTGCTCACATTGCAAGAAAACAGGTCATGAGGTACAAGATTGCAAATTTCGGAGGAAAATCACAGCCAATACTAATCCCAAGGGTAAAACTACATATGTGCCTAAAGTTTCAAATGTTATTCCTCCTTCTCTGGTTATCATTGAAGATGCAGAAGTCATTATTGAAAGTGATAAAAGAGACCTGAACACAAGCAAAGGGGTGGATATAGAAGCAGATATTGAACAAATTCTG TTGTCCGAAGATTCAGACACTCAACTGTCTAATTTTGTAGAAGCTACTCCAGACAGGGCGGCTATTATTTTAGATACTAATGCTGCTGATGCAAGTTTTTTAAAGAACTCTTGGGGAAATCTTGAGGAAATTGATAAAGGAAATTCTAGGGGTGAATGGGCTTTCATTAATGCAGTCTCTCAGTTGAAAAAGAAGCaatctacaaaaaaaaaagaaacattacACTACTGA